From Aquificota bacterium, one genomic window encodes:
- a CDS encoding threonine synthase, which translates to MSYWRGIIHKYKDFLPITERTPIITLCEGNTPLIHAENLAKAIGFKGDVFLKYEGLNPTGSFKDRGMTVAISKAVEAGKKAVICASTGNTSASAAAYAAKAGLKAYVLLPKGAVALGKLSQAVIYGAKVIAIQGNFDDALYIVRKIGEVLPVEIVNSVNPYRIEGQKTGAFEVCDALGRAPDYHFIPVGNAGNITAYWKGYKEYYQVGKINNLPRMMGWQAEGSAPIVKGYPIKNPQTIATAIRIGNPYSWQSALQAMHESKGLIDAVSDEEILYAYKLIASTEGIFCEPASAASVAGLIKLTREGYFKGGELVVCTLTGNGLKDPDTAIKVCQEPITLPPEVDKVIEVIEV; encoded by the coding sequence ATGAGCTACTGGCGAGGTATAATCCATAAGTATAAGGATTTTCTGCCAATAACCGAAAGGACACCTATAATAACTCTCTGCGAGGGCAATACTCCTCTCATACACGCAGAAAACCTTGCAAAGGCTATAGGTTTTAAAGGAGATGTATTCTTAAAATACGAGGGCCTTAACCCTACGGGTTCTTTCAAGGACAGGGGGATGACTGTGGCCATTTCAAAGGCCGTGGAAGCTGGCAAAAAGGCTGTTATATGTGCTTCCACTGGAAACACCTCCGCTTCTGCCGCTGCCTATGCTGCAAAGGCAGGGCTAAAGGCTTATGTTCTGCTTCCAAAAGGAGCTGTTGCCCTTGGAAAGTTATCCCAAGCTGTAATCTATGGAGCCAAGGTTATAGCCATTCAAGGAAACTTTGATGATGCTTTATACATAGTTAGAAAGATAGGGGAAGTTTTGCCCGTGGAGATTGTAAACTCTGTAAACCCTTATAGGATTGAAGGACAAAAGACGGGAGCTTTTGAAGTGTGCGATGCCCTTGGAAGGGCGCCCGATTATCATTTCATACCAGTAGGAAATGCGGGCAATATAACGGCCTACTGGAAAGGCTATAAGGAGTATTACCAAGTTGGTAAGATAAACAACCTTCCAAGGATGATGGGATGGCAAGCAGAAGGTTCGGCTCCCATTGTAAAGGGCTATCCTATAAAAAACCCTCAAACCATAGCCACCGCCATAAGGATAGGGAATCCCTATAGCTGGCAGTCTGCCTTACAGGCTATGCATGAGTCTAAAGGCCTTATAGATGCGGTTAGTGATGAGGAGATTTTATATGCCTATAAGCTTATAGCCTCAACGGAGGGTATATTCTGTGAGCCAGCTTCTGCTGCCTCTGTGGCGGGACTTATAAAGCTTACGCGTGAAGGCTACTTTAAGGGTGGAGAGTTGGTGGTATGCACCCTTACAGGAAATGGTTTAAAGGACCCAGATACAGCCATAAAGGTGTGCCAAGAGCCTATTACTCTACCACCAGAGGTGGATAAGGTAATAGAAGTTATAGAGGTATGA
- the secA gene encoding preprotein translocase subunit SecA: MIEWLIKKLLGTKSDREVKRLRKVVQRITQREAELDKLSNLELRQMAFDLHQKILQNEELKQKIIEGKITEEVELVFALVREAGKRTLGLRFFDVQLIGGLVLHEGKIAEMKTGEGKTLVATSATAVNAMTDEGVHVVTVNDYLARRDAQWMGALYLFLGLEVGVINSDYSSYKVEWADPNLAEKAIEEDLRVWPKGYFEETLPSDLINVQAKKAFYTKLTPCTRREAYECHITYGTNNEFGFDYLRDNMAFSLEEIVQVKGHNFAIVDEVDSILIDEARTPLIISGPAEMDTSVYYKADEVVRKLKIEEDFTVDEKNRTVQLTEKGIRKVEELLGIENLYDIRHIDLLHAINQALRAHTLFKRDVHYIVRDGEVLIVDEFTGRVLPGRRWSDGLHQAIEVKEGVPIQRENQTLASITFQNYFKLYKKLSGMTGTAETEALEFKEIYGLEVVVVPTHRPMRRKDHPDLVYKTKEEKWQAVLELIKQEHAKGRPILVGTVSIEDSEHLSKLLQKEKIPHNVLNAKHHEREAEIIAQAGRLGAVTISTNMAGRGTDILLGGNPEYLAKEILRSKGKPIEEATEEEWKEALEKAYKITEEEKKKVVELGGLLVIGTERHESRRIDNQLRGRAGRQGDPGESRFVLSLEDDLMRIFGGDRVKKLMDMLKIPPGEPIESRMVTKAIENAQKRVEAQNFQIRKRLLEYDMVMNTQRLTVYSMRRDILESKGLEEYLREFVYDLMAQKVEELIKEEEPELWDLEPLKDYLRELTGRDVEIPQARDKEDLINLLSEKVLGIIEEKKEQLGKEVFTELLKVLMLSNLDHLWREHLHTMDRLRESIYLRGYASKDPLVEYKKEAFYIFEDMLNRFRERTISDLIHMQIKSEEEVQEEIKKEEQEKERLLSMAVFSGVEGKADQKGPKRKTLKERLQSKKKK, encoded by the coding sequence ATGATAGAATGGCTCATTAAAAAGCTTCTTGGGACCAAGAGCGATAGAGAGGTAAAAAGACTTCGCAAAGTTGTTCAAAGGATAACACAAAGAGAGGCAGAGCTTGATAAGCTTTCAAACCTTGAACTAAGGCAGATGGCCTTTGACCTTCATCAAAAGATATTACAAAATGAAGAGTTAAAGCAGAAGATAATTGAAGGGAAAATAACAGAAGAGGTGGAGCTTGTTTTTGCCCTTGTGAGGGAGGCCGGCAAAAGGACTCTTGGGCTTAGGTTCTTTGACGTCCAGCTTATAGGTGGCCTTGTTTTGCACGAGGGAAAGATTGCGGAGATGAAAACGGGAGAAGGTAAAACCTTGGTGGCTACTTCTGCCACTGCGGTAAACGCCATGACCGATGAAGGTGTGCATGTGGTAACGGTAAACGATTATTTGGCAAGGAGGGATGCCCAATGGATGGGCGCCCTTTATCTCTTCCTTGGCTTGGAGGTAGGTGTTATAAACTCTGACTATTCATCCTACAAGGTGGAGTGGGCGGACCCCAATCTTGCGGAAAAGGCCATAGAAGAGGACCTAAGAGTATGGCCTAAGGGATATTTTGAAGAAACCCTACCTTCGGACCTTATAAACGTACAAGCCAAAAAGGCCTTTTATACAAAGCTAACACCTTGCACAAGAAGAGAAGCTTATGAATGCCATATAACCTACGGGACAAACAACGAGTTTGGCTTTGATTATCTAAGGGATAATATGGCCTTTTCCCTTGAGGAGATAGTGCAGGTAAAGGGCCATAATTTTGCCATAGTGGACGAGGTAGACTCCATACTCATTGATGAGGCAAGAACCCCCCTAATAATCTCTGGTCCTGCTGAGATGGATACATCGGTCTATTACAAAGCGGATGAGGTGGTAAGAAAGTTAAAAATAGAGGAAGACTTTACCGTTGATGAGAAGAACAGAACGGTACAGCTTACAGAGAAAGGCATAAGAAAAGTAGAAGAACTCCTGGGTATAGAAAACCTTTACGATATAAGGCATATTGACCTTTTGCATGCCATAAACCAAGCCCTTAGGGCCCACACCCTATTTAAAAGGGATGTGCATTACATAGTAAGGGATGGTGAAGTGCTGATAGTGGATGAATTTACCGGTAGAGTCCTGCCCGGTAGAAGATGGAGCGATGGGCTTCATCAAGCCATAGAGGTAAAGGAAGGAGTGCCGATCCAAAGGGAAAACCAAACCTTGGCCAGTATAACCTTCCAAAACTACTTTAAGCTATACAAAAAACTCTCTGGCATGACGGGGACGGCGGAGACGGAGGCCCTTGAATTTAAGGAAATATATGGTCTTGAGGTGGTTGTGGTGCCAACCCACAGGCCCATGAGGAGGAAGGACCACCCAGACCTGGTTTATAAGACAAAGGAAGAAAAATGGCAAGCAGTGCTGGAACTTATAAAGCAAGAGCATGCAAAGGGAAGACCCATACTGGTGGGAACGGTATCCATAGAGGATTCTGAACATCTGTCAAAGCTTTTACAAAAGGAGAAAATACCACACAACGTATTGAACGCCAAACATCATGAAAGGGAGGCGGAAATCATAGCCCAAGCGGGAAGGCTTGGGGCGGTCACCATATCCACCAACATGGCAGGAAGGGGAACAGACATACTCTTGGGAGGAAACCCAGAATATCTTGCCAAGGAGATACTTAGGTCAAAGGGGAAACCAATAGAAGAAGCCACAGAGGAAGAATGGAAAGAAGCATTGGAAAAGGCATATAAGATAACGGAGGAAGAAAAGAAGAAGGTGGTAGAATTGGGCGGTCTTTTGGTAATAGGCACAGAAAGGCATGAATCAAGAAGGATAGACAACCAATTGAGGGGTAGGGCAGGCAGGCAAGGAGACCCGGGAGAGTCCCGTTTTGTATTATCTTTGGAAGATGACCTTATGAGGATCTTTGGTGGGGACAGGGTCAAAAAGCTTATGGATATGTTAAAGATACCACCGGGAGAGCCTATAGAAAGTAGGATGGTTACAAAGGCCATAGAAAACGCCCAGAAGAGAGTAGAGGCCCAAAACTTCCAGATAAGAAAGAGGCTTCTTGAATACGATATGGTTATGAATACTCAAAGGCTCACCGTGTATTCCATGAGAAGGGATATTCTTGAATCCAAAGGCCTTGAAGAATACCTAAGGGAATTTGTGTATGACCTAATGGCCCAAAAGGTAGAAGAACTTATAAAGGAAGAAGAGCCAGAGCTGTGGGACCTTGAACCACTCAAAGATTATCTTAGGGAATTAACAGGCAGAGATGTGGAAATACCCCAGGCAAGGGATAAAGAAGATTTGATAAACCTTTTATCGGAGAAGGTCCTTGGTATCATAGAAGAGAAAAAAGAGCAGTTAGGAAAGGAAGTTTTTACGGAACTTCTAAAGGTGCTTATGCTTTCCAACCTTGACCACCTATGGAGAGAACATTTGCATACGATGGACAGGTTAAGGGAAAGCATCTACCTGCGTGGTTATGCTTCAAAAGACCCCCTTGTGGAGTATAAAAAGGAGGCCTTTTACATATTTGAAGATATGCTAAACAGGTTTAGAGAAAGGACTATATCTGACCTCATACATATGCAGATAAAGTCTGAGGAAGAAGTTCAAGAGGAAATAAAAAAGGAAGAACAAGAAAAGGAAAGGCTTTTGAGTATGGCAGTGTTTAGTGGAGTGGAAGGAAAGGCAGACCAAAAGGGTCCAAAGAGGAAGACTCTAAAGGAAAGGCTGCAATCAAAGAAGAAGAAGTGA
- a CDS encoding threonylcarbamoyl-AMP synthase, giving the protein MKVKKITKRTLEEVADLLLEGGIVCFPTDTIYGLLAIATDKDAVERLFSIRRPSNRPFLILIPGLEWVEEFGLLASKAHLLLMERFNATFIFYKKNSIPLFLTRGRKSLALRLPPYDSHVFELLSLVNVPLVAPSANPEGEKPASNIKEAMEYFGDKIDLYVDGGTLKAKPSTIVRALYPKGLRLVREGNIPFDKILSFYKAIITSSSLIAAFPLESSSLDPFGLPFLPLH; this is encoded by the coding sequence ATGAAAGTAAAAAAAATAACAAAAAGAACTTTGGAAGAGGTGGCAGACCTCCTCTTGGAAGGTGGTATTGTCTGCTTTCCCACCGATACAATATATGGCCTTCTTGCTATTGCCACAGATAAGGATGCGGTAGAGAGGCTTTTTTCCATAAGGAGGCCATCCAACAGACCCTTTTTAATACTTATACCAGGCTTGGAATGGGTAGAAGAGTTTGGCCTTCTGGCAAGCAAGGCACACCTTCTGCTTATGGAAAGGTTTAATGCTACCTTCATTTTTTACAAAAAGAACTCTATTCCACTCTTTTTAACAAGGGGTAGGAAAAGCCTTGCCCTTAGGCTACCTCCTTATGATAGCCATGTGTTTGAGCTTTTAAGTTTGGTAAATGTACCCCTTGTGGCGCCCAGTGCCAATCCGGAGGGAGAAAAGCCAGCTTCTAATATAAAGGAAGCTATGGAGTATTTCGGAGATAAGATAGACCTTTATGTGGATGGTGGCACCTTAAAGGCCAAACCTTCCACCATAGTAAGGGCCTTGTATCCAAAGGGCCTTAGGCTTGTAAGGGAGGGTAATATACCCTTTGACAAAATCCTTAGCTTTTATAAGGCTATAATCACTTCTTCTTCTTTGATTGCAGCCTTTCCTTTAGAGTCTTCCTCTTTGGACCCTTTTGGTCTGCCTTTCCTTCCACTCCACTAA